A genome region from Acaryochloris marina S15 includes the following:
- a CDS encoding DUF6283 family protein, translating into MSFKLQQTKQCKNCPWRVDSDPYAINGYSLQMHQDLTSTIADPGVITFSKEIRAMACHNSTDEQQFHCIGWLVHQLGVGNNIGLRMYLRNCENASEIEVFGEQHQRLEDTLPNEECETEIDWDD; encoded by the coding sequence ATGTCCTTTAAACTTCAACAAACCAAACAATGCAAAAATTGCCCATGGCGCGTAGACTCCGATCCCTACGCTATCAATGGATATAGCCTGCAAATGCATCAGGATCTAACGAGTACGATTGCCGATCCAGGGGTAATCACTTTTAGCAAAGAAATAAGGGCAATGGCTTGCCATAATTCTACAGATGAGCAGCAATTTCACTGTATCGGCTGGCTGGTTCATCAGCTCGGCGTGGGCAATAACATTGGCCTTAGAATGTACCTGCGGAATTGCGAAAATGCCAGTGAGATTGAAGTGTTTGGAGAACAGCATCAAAGATTAGAAGATACCTTGCCAAATGAAGAATGTGAGACTGAAATTGACTGGGATGATTAA